The sequence GTGCAGGTATTCTTCCTGAATTACATTGAATAACCATGCCCCAAAACAAGCGAAGTAAAAGCATGCATTAAAAAGTAGGTGTTCTTTCAGCTGGAACTGTTCCTGTGGTGCCGACTTGTAAGCGATGGCACCGATGCTAGAAGCATCGTTGGGGTTTGGAGTTTTCAAGTGGCAACTAATTTAAGGTGGATACAAAAAGAAGGATGGGTTTGAAATGGCTGGATATGAAAATGTGGGATCATCTGAAATGCTTGGAATATCTGATCCAGTATATTTCTGAGCATAGCTCCGAGTATCTGCGTTGTCTCTTCCTGAGCTATAGTGGCTACACACATGTGGCCCAGTCTTCATGGCCAAGGGTTTTGAATGGTTTAGTCTACATTGCCTGCGCTGGCTTCCACTCAAGCATGCCCTCCTGATCTTTCCCACTTGACTctgaaactgtaaaataaactaCCCTGGAGTCATTAGTTCCCCAGTCCTGTCTGGACGGGAATGGACAGACAAGCAGCAATAATATGCATTTCAGCAAGGAGCAATAAAGTGAGGTGGGAAATATCCAGCTCCAAGTACACTCCTACCCAGACAGTTGTCAGTGATGTCTGCACTGGAGAATGCAGCAGGCTGTAGAAATTAtagtgatttttcattttttgaagtttAGTCTtagaaaatccatttaaattGTTAGCACTATTTTTCTCAGCATGTCAAAGAAAAAACCACCTGCTTGTGTGAGTCCAACAGAGCACTACCTTTTAGTAACTTTTAGAAGTAGTTAGATTCCTTTTCATGCTGTTAGTGAGTAAAGGTTAAATACAGCTTTCACTAGAAAGACTCCTGTTGGCTTGAGATTTCAGGTTGTTCCTGTCCTGGATACAAAACTGTATCACTGGGTTTTCATCAAGAGAGTCAGGGAAGGATatcagctttattatttttaagatcatttctttgcatttcttcttgAGTCCTGCAGAAGAATGACAGCAAATCACTGCCTTGATGTATAAACCTACAGATGTTGCAGGTGACCATAAAATTGTACTATCTATTTATAAACTCAATGCATGTTTCTAAGAGCACTTATAATAACATATTGCAAGGGCTGGTTTTATACCTGAATGGAGAAATATAATCACTTCtctattttaaatctttctgcCTTTAACTCATCACAGGGCAGTCTGCTCACATTAGGAGACAAAGGAATAACTGAATCATTTTAATGCTGTCCTCTGCACAGTTCATTTTCATACAATTCACTGAAGATCACTAATCTCTTTTTCTCCATGGGGTTTGAAAATTCTCTATGGGAAAGAGCAACTACGATAAACCAAAATGTTGAGCTCCCCTCACCCtgttactgggaaaaaaaaaaaaaagaaaaaaagaaagaaaaaagagaaaaaaaaaaaaaaaaataataaggataCTGTAAAGGCAGAGAAGATATGACAGGATTACATGAACATCACCGAGGGCTGCCAGCTTCCTCAGTTGGTTCTGGTCTCTGCCATGGAAGAGAACCTATGGCCCACTGCATGAAAACATTCTGAGATGACCTTCCTCCATCGGCTGGAATATGTTTCAAACATATCTCTCTCAAGAGTAATCTCTGACCAACATGAATATCTTTAAACAGgggaaataaaaccttttacTTTTCGCCCCAAAACTGAccaattaatttctttctgtttcaacaGGAAGCTATTTTCTAAGGAAAGAGCTACTCTGGAATAACTTCCTATATAGATACTCAagaataaaagtgtttttttcagtgtactTTAATTCCTAGtgaatgtttcttatttttcttcagtgcattTGCAAGAACACGTTAAGGTGTGGTAGAAGGCAATACAAACAGAAACTGTTTTCCAAATGCATTGATAAATGTTTTTGCAAAGCTACCAGCAGAACAAACTAGGGGTAAGTTCATGCTTCATTGTCCTGAAGTGACAAACTCATGAAGTGTGGAACATCTAGAGGAAAATCAAAGGATGATAAAGTGTGTGAGCCCAGAATCATCTTTCAGTGTAAACTTTGCATCCATACAGATCCTATAACCTCAGAGGTTGAGACCTCCGTGTGAAAGAGCTTTAGAAGAATTTTGATgataaattcagaataaaatccTGAATAGCTTTAAAATGATAATGTAATGTATAGGTTATCAATAAATTATTGATCTTTAGAATCGTTACTGCAGGCTCAGCATTCCCGTGCACTGAGCATCTGAGCTCTGTCAGGAGGGAAAACGAGGGCACTCAATATCTAAAGGAGTGTTTGTGTTGACAATATCAAAAGAAGAACCACTGTTCACTAACACAGTACTGAATTTATGCTTtggctttgaaaagaaattatatgGTCTTTTGCAGAAACAGTGTCGTCTCCCCTGTCATAGATGTCATAGACTGGAAGACCTTTCAGTACTATCACTCTGTGGGCCTGCATCGAGGTGTTTTTGATTGGAAACTAGATTTTCACTGGGAACCAGTGCCAGAGCGTGAAGAGAAGGTACGACAGTCTCCCATCAGCCCTATCAGGTAACAGTTCATTAGCCAATATGCCTCCACTCAGCTCAACAGCAAAACTGTACAATTTGGGAAAGCTTCCAGCTAATGAAAGTGAGACATGGTTATTTGCATTTGCTTCGTTAATGTGTTTTGAAGGGACAGGTTTTTGGTTTACATTGAGTTTATCTGGCCTTTAGCATTCATTCTAAGTAGGCTGCAGTCATACTGCCAACATGACAAATGTTTTCCATGCAACTGGAAGCAACTAGTATACAACCTGACCAGACAAGATATTGAAATTTGTAGGGAAAGCAGAAGATGGATCATACAGAGTTAAAAGAGATGTCTTAATCATTAtgtttgtctgttgttttgGGTGTACATGGATGGTTTACATTTCTCACTGGTCTGAGCCTTATTCAATACCTAAGTGCTTGGCCCTCTTCCCCAGGCAAATCCTAGAATTCAGTTCCAGTTGTTCTTAATTTTGGTTGGTTAAACACTTAACTTGAGATTACAAGGGGTGGCATTCAATCATTTTTCAATGTTATCTCCATCACAGAAATGATGGGGTTTTCATCCTTCATATTATCTACCCAAAACAGTTGTTCACTTCCAAACTATTTTCTGTCCAGGAGCCCTGTGGTAGCTGGTGCAGTAGTTGCCATGGATCGACATCACTTCCAAAACACTGGAGCTTATGATTCTGACATGACCATGTGGGGAGCAGAAAATCTGGAACTATCTATAAGGGTAAGAACCTTAATTAAAACACCAAGGACTGGTAACTAATGGGTTTTGAAAGGGACTTAAATGAAAAGGCAAGAAGTGATTTATAAAAGCAATTAAGTGCAGAACTTCTTGAAGTATGGAGAATTCACTTGCAGAGTTCTACCCCATGCTCCATGATCTGTCAGGACTATACAGgaatctgcagctgctgtgggttGGGAGCATTATGGCAGCACAAGAAGTTTCACTATTACTAGACTCcaaggtcccctccaacccaagctgttctacAATCCTGTGATCCTATGATGAGTATCTGCCCGAGGACAAAGTCACTGGTTTAGGCGCCTTCTGAAATCCACCTCTTCTATTCTGACATGTAACATGCACCAAAGGAAGAGTAGCTTTCATGTCTTTGCCAATATGTACTTTAAATATCAAATCATTTATCTTAATTTGTGTGCATTCGTTTTTGCTCAATACAAAGAGTAACTGATGTtaaaaaagcaatggaaattGCAGACACAAAGGGTACAGAGTCTTTTATGTCCAAGGCAAAAGAAGGTGTGCCCCCAGGTCTCTTCACTATACTGCACTGTTTGTGCACAGGAGAACATAAAAGCATATAAATGGTTCTACTCCAAGGTCTATCTTGCCCAGTATCTGTGTGTCTCAGTGTCTGTGGGGAACAGTGTATGAAGAAGCACATAATGATGCTCTATCTGTTTCCAGCAATGCGCAGATTAGAATTTCCTGGAGTCTGTAGTAAAGGAGCTTCCCCTTTTTAGTTGCTTTTGAACTGATAATTAACATTCAGCCACTGCTGAGCAGGATTTAACTCAATGAGTGACtctcattttgctttgcattcTTAAAATTGCTGGTCTATTACTCAACGCTGCTAGTTGTGCTTTACCAGCAATGCAGAAGATAGTAAAAGATGATCTCTTTTTGCTCCTTCACCTGTGTTTCAGACCTGGCTCTGTGGTGGCTCTGTAGAAATCATTCCATGCTCCCGCATCGGGCATGTCTATCGAAATCACGTCCCCCGTGCGTTCTCCTATGACGAGGCCATTGTGAGGAACAAAATCCGAATAGCAGAGACCTGGCTGGGCTCTTTCAAAGAGAACTTCTACAAGCACGACACAGTGGCTTTCCTAATCAGCAAGGTAAAGACATCAGCAGCGGTCTGTTTACGAGGGTAGGAGTGTGTGTTGAGGTAGGTGAAAGGGGTGGGATGGCAGCGTGGGTGTCTCTGTGCAGTCAAACATTCAATGGGCAAGGTGCCAGggatagtttttctttttgtaaaaccTACCAAGTACAAGAGCTCTTAgatcaggaaagaaagagagaaagctgtTTTTGCTGAAGCTGTCAAATCTCGTAGAGTATGACTCCTTCACCAAATGACTCCTTCTTTAGATTGCCCAACAAGTAGTGGTTTGCTTTTCCACCACTGATAGTACAGGGGGATCATCTGAAATGGAACCCAGTTGCACTGTGTGCTTGAAGGGGCCTTCCAGAGGATTCATTCTTCATGGCTGACAGTCTTCCTCGTGTGATTCAAGTAACATTCACTGGCACGTGGCAAGCTGTGTTGTCTCTCCTACTGCAGGAACATCAGAAAAGgcaatttcttcctaaattgACAGAAGTAACCATCTGTAACTGAGGAATTCGGCTCTCACCGTAGCTACTGTTTACAAGTTACTTTTTCATTAGAAAGGCCCCAAAGACAGCAATCCAACCTGCAGAGATTTGGAttgccagcagcctgctcacGGAGACAGGCTTGCAGCCAGGTGTGTGACACAGCCCTGGCATACAGCCACACTTGAAATGTCTGCAGGCTACACACTGTCCAACAACTGCAGAACAGCCATACCTGTTTTTATGTCACTGTGTAATCCACTGTAATTCAGGGTCAGTCAAGGGACTGTCTATCCCACGTGTTACAAACTGCTGGGTGCTGTGTTAAAAGCTTTGGCAGCAAAGTTGTTAATTTGCAGCAGTTCTCCAGAATTCTTCAGCTCCCATACCTTTCCTTGTAAAAATACCCTCTTCTAcgaagaaatggaaaaaacttGTGAGGagttttgaatgaaaaagtGTCATTCACCTTCCTATTCATTGACCAACTCCATGCTTTTCAGGAGAAAAGATTCCCTGAAAACAGCTAGGCATGGCATGTGTAAGGGGTGTGCAGTTTCCCATTCAGTTTTGCTCCTGCATTTCAGTCCTGTGTGCCTGCATTGCAGCTCTGGGCACCATCTAGGAAAGGAgatccagcaggagctgcattACTGTGGGGAGACAAAAAGGGCTGTGTGTCAGCGTGGCTTTTCTCCTGTCACCTAGTCTGACCTCCTTAGGCTCCATCAGATCTGCCTCTCCAGTCAGGCTGCTATGCTCATCCTAGAGCCTGAGACACATTCtctttcattattcttttttaaaaagcttctcCGTTCTTGTCTGTGGAGTATATTTTAACTCCACTGGCCAGGATTTCATCAGTTGACTCGCAAGGCTTACAGCAATGTAACAGGAGAATGAATGCTAGGCCAGGTCTTTTCAGATGGGCTGAGTTCCTtaaatcatttaattatttcctgaaggcttttcttttcaacTCAGAAGCAATTTTCTGAACTAAAAACTACAGCCATCAATGATTCAGTTTACCAGCTATAAGTACGATGACCTTTTGCCTAAGAGTTTGTTCAAGCCAGGGTACTTCTAGTACTCCTAAGTATGATGCTCCTTCAAGTGACCTATTTTACAATCTCTGTTCACCACACCATAACATAAAAGGCCCTTTTCTCCgttcctttctttcacagccaATATTTTCAGTATGTCAGTGCAGTGGGATGTTATTCAAAAGACACGAGCAAGCAATGACATTATTGCCGCTCAGCTGCCACAGCTGCAGATCAGCCCAGCGGGGATTTATTGCACTGCAAGGGCGAGCGGAGCCACCTATTGGCCACTACAAAAATCTCTGCGAGCctactactgaaaataaaaaatgacccCCGTTTAGATTGCTTTATAAGTCTTCCCCTTTTACGGTCGAAATTACATCCTGCACACGATGCCTGTGGCGTGAGCATTAATATAGATGAATAAGGTTCTTTGCCGGGCTCCACAATTTCAGCCGCcacctctttttctccttttttttttgtctgtgtgtggtttgtttatttaaccTACAAGCACAGTTTCCTTTCAGCTTGGTTTACAGGGATAATGACTTTCTTTACAATATTTACGTTGTTTATTCAGCATCAAATGCACGCTGAAACTAGTATGACAACATGAGATTTACCACCATTGCCTTCTTCAGCCAAAGCAGAGCCTCTCAAGGAACGCCTCTTTTTAGGGGAAGCATTTGActcctctgttttcctgttccAAGGAAACCTCTCGGGGCCAGGCTTGTGTGGTGCTGAATTGCTGAAGTTCATTGTTACTCTTATTGAATCTAGGACTGATATTAGACTATAAGGTTCTCTTTAACATACTGCAACTGTTGATGTTTGCCTGTGAAGCTTACAGGGGCTGGCATGATTGATACCTATCTTTAGAAACTAATACCTCTCCCTTCATCTCCAAGGCTCTTTATTTGTCAGTGATTTTCAGCCATGTGGCAAcggcttttttttctttcttatggaTGCTGAGAAATGACTGAGCTGAGCAAAGTTACTTACAGGCAATTCTTTGCTTATGTTACCAATTTTAATCTCTGACAGAGGAATCCACACCACTGTCCTGGAAtctaaaactgtgtttttttaaatgtagaaatGTGAAGGGGGAAATCTATTGCTGgcaagaaagaggagagagactCTTAAAGGTGGtggatttgttttttgtgtttgcttttttttttggttggttggttggtttgttttgtttttagtatttgAGCAATAAGAGATTTAGAAAAGTGCTTTGCATGGTTTTGAAACCAAAGGATTAGGCACTTACCTGCTTAGGAGGTTTTCAGAATCCTGTTGGCCGTCTTCAGGTGCTACATACCTCACATACTGAGACCCTCAGGCCTTTGCAGTAATGATGCCCATAGCTGCAATGAGGTTTGAAGGTACCTGTCTTTTTTCAGAACAAGAGTTGGTACTAAGGAGGGTGAAGAGTGACAATCATGTGTATGTAACTTAAGAAAAGACATAAATCAAAGGAAAGTTTTCTATGCCTTTATAGCCACAAAACACATTCACCCACTACATTTAGCAACTGCCAGGTAATGATTCGATAGGCTTAATGTTAGGCCAAATTCtcctttcatttacattttctcaTCAGGGAAGACTGACAATGACTGGGTAATTTGGACTCTTAAAGGTCaggaaatcaaattttaatctttttttttttttgggggggggggagggggtcaAGCTCTGTACTTAATGACAATCTGATACtgtcccactgatttcagtacaACAAGTATCAAACTTGACCcagactttttttaattaaaaagatctGACTTATCTTGcaggataataataattttaaaggaaatactAATTTTCACAGTGTGTGCTATTTCTGAAACATTACCTTCTGTCACAACACCAGAGTAAATGCTGTTTTAACACATTTGGAGAAAGGGTACAGCTGGTCCTCCTCCCGGGCTTGATCTTGAGAGATATGTATCAGTATCTATAACAAGCAGGATAGGAGAGGCAGTGGAAATAATTCCTGTGcagtcattttcatttctatcaTTTCTAACACAAATACACTCTTAACCTTGTTTGCCCTGTGCTTTCTCCATGAAGGCAGAAAAGCCAGACTGCAGTGAGCGTCTTCAGCTACAGAAGAGATTGGGCTGTAGAAATTTCCAGTGGTTTCTGTCAAATGTGTATCCTGAACTCTCCCAGACTGAAGACACGCCACGATTCTCTggaaaagtaagagaaaatacactaaaaaaaggattattatttttgtattgatCAAAGATCCCTGTATTGCTTCCGTGTCCTAGGTACTCAATGAGTGTACGGTAAGTGGCTGTTACCACTTTGAAAAGCTTATTAAACAAACAGGCTACACAACAAGAATGGAACAAGAAGCAAAAGGACTGAGGAGACAAACAGCTGGTCCAAATTCTCACATGAGCCTTGAACTCCAGCCAGGAGATGAACCCAGATTTTCTGTCTCAGTTTGGTGTCATTGATCAGAGGATCCTAACCTTAGATTCTTTAGATGCtattagcaaagaaaaagaactgtgTTGCCTCACACGGATGGCAACTGCAACAGCAGGTGAGATATCTCTATGATGATCCATGTGCAAGGAGATAAAGCAGCATTTCTCCAGTCCTGCACTTTCCCCAAGGGCAGAGGTGGTAGAAATAGCACTTACTTGGCAGACTGTGTACAGGAGGTGACATTCTCAACGATTTTTAAAACCATGTAAGAGAATAATTATAATCAATTAAAATACGAATTCATTCCAGGCAGCCTTACTGGAAGGGATTTCCCCCAACCAGGAAACAAGGCCTACTGATTAAGTCACATCCTGGTATCTGTAGCCAGATTTTACTGTGTCCTTTTACTATTTTGTCTGTTCCTTATTACCAAAGTTTGCTTGAGAAGAGCATAATAACTGATTGTGGATCAAAGGAAAcgttttttccctctgaaacaacttgatttttttctcattacatGTACAATTTCATGATGAAGTGCAACTTGCCATTATCATAAAAGTAGCTTTGGCTGATTTCTTTTAACCATTGTAATAGTTAAAACCAGAAGTGGGTAACTCTAACTTAAACAAAACTCATTGGGTGTCACTGACCTTTGGTGAGACTCTCCCTTGTTTATCAGATCACTTGGCAAGATCAAAATGCAAGATCtagtctgaaagaaaataaatccattgtTTGAACTGCAAGCAAAAACACCTATTGTAAGGGGATgtaatcacacacacacacaaaaaaaaaaagttaggtgaatattttctttgtatctgactgtgctttatttcagtataaacatttatttacagcTTTACAATACTGGTGTTGGCTTCTGTGCAGATTACAGACCTGGAAGGGCCACTGCAGACGGCTCCATCGAACTCTCTCCTTGCAGTGACAGCCCCAGCCAGGTACCGTACACCTCAAGTATATGGGTACTGCACAGGATTTAAGGAACTGCTAAGAAAATAGTGATTCCAACGTGTAAATGGGTGGGTTGGCATTAGGGGAAATATTGACATACCATATGTGTGCTAAGGCAACATTGCCCGTCTTTGTACAGATGATTATCATTTGCAAAATGGCAATGTTCCACGTTCCACTGAGGCCTGGTCCCCGCACTTTGCTCCAGCAGACATCGTTAAGTGGTTATTTGTTAGTATAGTTGGTAACAGGGGCGGTTTCTCCCATGTTCTAGTGTCTAAACTGCAGTcaaatacaggaagaaaattcatGTAGGTACCCAAGCTGGCATTAGACTAGCAAGTGCTTGCACTGAGAGAAGTCAAGCCAGTACAGACTGACTGCAGATATTTACTCTAAGTCCCAAGCAAGTTCCACTGCTTACACTGGGCTCAGGGTAGCTGCAGGCACATTTTTAACTGCAATCTGTACAGACAATTTCAGAAACTCCCTTctgttcaaatatttattaaactaGGACATTTTCTTGTAGGATGGGTTTACTTTATGCATAATTACAGCCCACAAAGCCTTTCCTCAAAAAAATAGTCTCAGGTATGTGGCTATGCCAAAACTAGCTGAGGGGATTGCCTTGCAGGATCAGGCCTGTTGGTTTTCCTTCATTCATATTTGGGTTGCACATTAAGAAAACACGAGTGGGAAATTTTGGaatgaatgtttaaaaatgcatcGGGATGCCCTTCTGTCGTTGTTCAAACAAACCCTCTTTCTTCCAGCACTTTGAATATAACAGCATGAAGGAAATCCAGCTTGGGTCTGCTCCGCTGCTTTGCTTTGATGTCAGCCACGGGAAGGTTGTCCCTCAGAACTGTACGAAGGAGACAGGCaacagccagcagcactgggacGTCCAGGAGGTCCGTACCAACACTGCCATGAGGGGAGGGCTGCTGAGGGCACCTGTGCCATCACTGGGTGCCTGATAGCATGCATGCACAGGGAAGGGGTGACATATTTGAAGggcaattttcatttctgaaccATTTTCACCCAGGAAATTTAGGATGCTGTTTACACATTTACACTGCCTGcgcaaaataaattttgtttaaaaatacaaagtacaGAAATCCTACCTAAATTCACATGCCCTCGTTTTATCTGTTTAATTTACTGGCCTTATCAGAATAGAATCAGAATTGTAAGAGGTTGTGTAAGTAAGAGCAGGACAAATCCTTGCCCACTTCTTTTGGATAGGGGAAGGCACTGTGAATCTGAACTCTCCCAAATAAGAGCTCTTCGGGAGCAGGGGAATCTTTAAAATTCCTCCTGTATTGCTAAAGGACAAACCCCTTGTTAGAAGAGTTCAGTATTACTTAGTGGACTTCACCCAACAGAGTAGGAACTCCTCTGCAAGACTGAAAGATGTCATGCTCTTGGACAGCCCGGGAAAATAGCGGTTACTGTAGTCATAGACAGGCTGCAATCCTCGGGTACAGTGTCTACTGCAATATGCTTTGATTCCTAAGGGAAGCACTGGTCCTTTTGAAATTTGGTGCCCTCCAATACTGCAGTtggtgctgctgacagcagttACCTACAGGAAACAAATAGCgttggaaaagagagagagagagctctGCACTTGTGCAGCCTGTCAGCTTCCAAAGGAATTGTGTTCTCGCAATGTCCTGGGCTCAGACCTAAACTTAGTCATCATGTTCAATACCTTTTTGAACAACAAGTCATTACTGATGACCTATTGTAAATTAAAAGTTTCAGAAACACAGCCTAGttttcaccttatttttttattcgttctttcttccccttctctcatCTTGTAGAATGGATTGATCGTCCATGTCCTTTCTGGCAAATGCATAGAGGCAGTGAAGAGTGAAGACGAAGAGGActtgtttttgtgtgtatgtaacAAGAATGCAAACCAGCTGTGGCAATTTGAACGTTCCCATGGGCTACGTCAGAGATGACTGACAGGTCTGTGGGGAAATCAAGTCACCAACATTTAGCATTACTTCTCTTTTGGGATTCAAGATACATTTCcgacacagaaaagaaagatgtttgtgtttgctgtaGCATACAGGGAAGTTAGGAAGGTCTCTCTTTCAAAGCCTGGCTCAACTAGTTGCCGCCAGTTCCTGGTTTATTCAGCTTGAGctaaaatttccatttattcTGTGAAGTAAGGAATAAAGATACTGTGAGCATCAATGGATTCTCAACTCTGCTATTGCAGAAGACAGTCGAGTTTGCCCTTTGAAGGAAATGTGGAATATTGGCTGCCAGAGAACTTGTCTTTATCATACTCTGTGACTTCTGAGGatacaggaaaatgaagatttgtGAAACTTTTCAAACTCTAAGAGGAAATCAGCCAAATCAGGATGAGAATTTAACCGTGTTGTACAGCGCACTCAATCCATATAAAACAAAGTAGGTTTTGTATGCATAAAAGTAGTAGATGTTTTAATATGTAATAGCTAAAAAACGAATTTTCCATCCTGAGCCAAATTTCTACCCTCCATGAGATAGCACAGGGCATAAATTAGCACTTAATTAGGCACAAACTGCTCTCACTGATTTGGAATACCAACAGTCTTCAGCATTTGGCACACCCTTCCTTACGTCCTTCGTCCAGAGTCTAATTTGGATGGGAGAAGGAGACTGAAttattaacaacatttttttttagtattcatGCAACGTAAGAACAACTCTTCAGGAACCTTTTGTGGAATATGGAAGAAGACTGAATTAGATGTGAGAGAAAAGTAACAGCTCCCCTGCTTATTCGGAAATGGAAAGAATCGGTGGCATCCATTCGCTCTTGAAAAGCCATGGGATGAGCTCATTATTATTCCAGTGACAAAAACATGGCTGGGGAGAGCAAATGGAGGGAAACAACAGGTTTCAACAACGGCTACATAGGAAGAAAATACTGGTGTCTGCTTCCACTTGCTTGCTGCCTACTACACTGAGTAAGTCTTTTACACTGTCAGTTTTAGCCAACAAGATTTGTAGACTCTTGCTGTCATGGGTCTCCGCGCCAATCCTCAGAAGACAGTAACACGCATAATCTTCTAAACAAGCTGCTGTAGAGCCTGCATCCCCTTTGACCTCCTCTCTTTCGCAGAAGTCAACGGGAGCTCATGTTAGGTAATGAGAATGGCCTCAGTGTGCACTAGCAGAGCAAACTTCTATCAGTATTTTGTTCGGGCACTTTCAATTTTGGAGTTAAACAATGAGGACACTTTCCAAGAGCCTTGTaagacagaagaacaaagatCTGGGAGTTTTCCCAGGTCAGCTCCACACCTGATTTATAATATAAACCAAtcacaaacacaaatatttattaaagggGGAGGGTATCATTAATGAAACCTAATTAGCTATTGATATTTctttcacaacagaaaatagctttttttggACAATGTACAGCATAATGTGTGTGCTTCAGACAACGGAAAGAATACCAGAATACTCTGCCTAGAGTATTCCAGTCACCGGCTCTTAGTAAATCATAATAAATTTGTTTCAAGCATATAGAATTAGTTTTAATAGAAGACATGAACAGCATTCCATGTTATGTTGTCCAAAAAATTCCTCGGTCGTGTCCCTGTTTGGTTTGAGTGCTGCAGTTTCCACGCCATGTTCGGGCATCACTCCAATCACCCTAGTCACCACTCACTCCTTTGATAGCATCAGAACCTAACACCATTTGCTGCTGTGCCGTTCAAATTTTCCTGCGACGTTCTTGAAAACGCTTCAATTTTCAGCTGCAAGGATGGGAACAACTTCTTCCAGAACAACAGTGATCACTGATCATTGCCCAAATCTAgggtgagaaaagaaaatttctaaaATTGCAGAAAAGCTGCGACTGAAATGTTTTAACGAAATGTGAttccttcctattttttaaattataagtATGCCAGATTTTTAAgttatgtattatttattctattttggACTCTGCACTGGGAATATCATTCCTTCAGCATTTAGCTTCAcgtttaaaaatgtttatacaaATACTAGAACTGATCACAAGTGGGATTTATCACcgagaatgaaaatatttttgtttagagAGGGAGAGTTTGGAATAAAACTTCAGAGATCCTCTGGACATCCTCATCTTATACTGCTTTTTAGCATAATGATAAAAGCCTAGAAGATAAGGGTTGCTGTAGATATATGTACAATAGAATAATATGTTACACAATACCTTTTccaacaataaaatgaaaatatacagcTCAGTACAATTTAAAGAATAATTGTTATTATACTTGTTGCATTTATTAATTGTGTAAATGTGTGTTTG comes from Aythya fuligula isolate bAytFul2 chromosome 2, bAytFul2.pri, whole genome shotgun sequence and encodes:
- the GALNT15 gene encoding polypeptide N-acetylgalactosaminyltransferase 15 isoform X1, which encodes MFFRKKCRYGSRKLQFLLLLLMLGFLLLMVTTLNPPPSNQSKDGTFQPVEFNPREGYQMGFAEPQEMLDTQEESQQYYPLDGLSPFISLREDELIAAVVSPAGRRNHSKARKGYRVVKQQSRRPEAKEGDPESQLEPLPLEDGHGAAVGQQPLGLETHGFNEALSERLSLRRELPEVRHPLCLQQEYDSSLPTASVIICFHDEAWSTLLRTVHSIMDTAPKASLKDIILVDDLSQQGPLKSALSEYISKLDGVKLIRSNKRLGVIRGRMLGAARATGDVLVFMDSHCECQKGWLEPLLARLSNNRNSVVSPVIDVIDWKTFQYYHSVGLHRGVFDWKLDFHWEPVPEREEKVRQSPISPIRSPVVAGAVVAMDRHHFQNTGAYDSDMTMWGAENLELSIRTWLCGGSVEIIPCSRIGHVYRNHVPRAFSYDEAIVRNKIRIAETWLGSFKENFYKHDTVAFLISKAEKPDCSERLQLQKRLGCRNFQWFLSNVYPELSQTEDTPRFSGKLYNTGVGFCADYRPGRATADGSIELSPCSDSPSQHFEYNSMKEIQLGSAPLLCFDVSHGKVVPQNCTKETGNSQQHWDVQENGLIVHVLSGKCIEAVKSEDEEDLFLCVCNKNANQLWQFERSHGLRQR